A genomic segment from Bradyrhizobium sp. CB1015 encodes:
- a CDS encoding TRAP transporter large permease yields MELIILGATFFGFLILGVPVAFAIGLSAICTILYEGLPVAVIFQQMMSGMNIFSFLAIPFFVFSGELMLHGGVADKIVQLAKNLVGHIRGGLGMSNVVACTLFGGVSGSPVADVSAMGAVMIPMMKKEGFDTDYAVNVTTHASLVGALMPTSHNMIIYALAAGGKVSIGALIAAGLLPALVLMICMLVAAYAVAVKRGYPAGKFPGWAEVVGSLAAALPGLLIVGIILAGILSGVFTATESAAIAVTYTILLTFFIYRTMTWGNFLRAAAKAVKTTGVVLLLIGVSTMFQYLMGLYEVADLAGAMMSKVSTQPWMIFLLINIILFVLGTFMDMAATILICTPIFLPIAMKAGMDPVQFGMLMLINCALGLNTPPVGTTQFVGCAIGGISVGAVMRTILPFYAALIAALMFVTYVPAFSLWLPRLLMGYKG; encoded by the coding sequence ATGGAACTGATCATTCTCGGCGCCACCTTCTTCGGCTTTCTGATCCTCGGCGTGCCGGTCGCCTTCGCGATCGGGCTTTCGGCGATCTGCACCATCCTCTACGAGGGCCTGCCGGTCGCCGTCATCTTCCAGCAGATGATGTCGGGGATGAACATCTTCTCCTTCCTCGCCATTCCGTTCTTCGTCTTCAGCGGTGAGCTGATGCTGCATGGCGGCGTTGCCGACAAGATCGTGCAGCTCGCCAAGAACCTCGTCGGGCACATCCGCGGCGGTCTCGGCATGTCGAACGTGGTCGCCTGCACGCTGTTCGGCGGCGTCTCGGGCTCCCCCGTGGCCGACGTGTCGGCGATGGGCGCGGTGATGATCCCGATGATGAAGAAGGAAGGCTTCGACACCGATTACGCCGTCAACGTCACCACCCACGCCTCGCTCGTGGGCGCCTTGATGCCGACCAGCCACAACATGATCATCTATGCGCTGGCGGCCGGCGGCAAGGTCTCGATCGGCGCGCTGATCGCCGCCGGTCTCCTGCCGGCGCTGGTGCTGATGATCTGCATGCTGGTCGCCGCCTACGCGGTCGCGGTGAAGCGCGGCTATCCGGCCGGCAAGTTCCCCGGCTGGGCCGAGGTCGTCGGCTCGCTGGCGGCCGCGCTGCCGGGGCTTCTGATCGTCGGCATCATCCTAGCGGGCATCCTGTCCGGGGTCTTCACCGCAACCGAATCGGCAGCCATCGCCGTCACCTACACCATCCTGCTGACCTTCTTCATCTACCGCACCATGACCTGGGGCAACTTCCTGCGCGCCGCCGCCAAGGCGGTGAAGACGACGGGAGTGGTGCTGCTGCTGATCGGCGTCTCCACCATGTTCCAGTACCTGATGGGACTCTATGAAGTGGCGGATCTCGCCGGCGCGATGATGAGCAAGGTGTCGACGCAGCCCTGGATGATCTTCCTGCTCATCAACATCATCCTGTTCGTGCTCGGCACGTTCATGGACATGGCGGCGACCATCCTGATCTGCACCCCGATCTTCCTGCCGATCGCGATGAAGGCGGGCATGGACCCGGTGCAGTTCGGCATGCTGATGCTGATCAATTGTGCCCTCGGGCTCAACACGCCGCCGGTCGGAACGACGCAATTCGTGGGCTGCGCCATCGGCGGCATCTCGGTCGGCGCGGTGATGCGCACCATCCTGCCGTTCTATGCTGCGCTGATCGCAGCACTGATGTTCGTGACCTACGTCCCCGCATTCTCGCTGTGGCTGCCGCGTCTCTTGATGGGCTACAAGGGCTAG
- a CDS encoding TRAP transporter small permease encodes MTDPHVASHEPGAVAARPSTGLLSRINAPVARLGMYLSVTGLLVIVAIVFYQVFGRYVLNSSPTWTENLALVLILYVTLIGAAVGVRDAGHIGMDSLLVMLSHHVREKIEIVIHVLVAVFGLAMAYNGWILGASVGTVKIPNLGLPEVIRYVPLIASGILIVSFSIEHIIALLRGEEVVPSWN; translated from the coding sequence ATGACAGACCCACACGTCGCAAGTCACGAGCCGGGGGCCGTAGCGGCACGCCCATCCACGGGCTTGCTGTCGCGGATCAATGCCCCCGTCGCCCGCCTTGGCATGTACCTGTCGGTGACCGGGCTGCTCGTCATCGTCGCCATCGTCTTCTACCAGGTGTTCGGACGTTACGTGCTCAACTCCAGCCCGACCTGGACGGAGAATCTGGCGCTAGTCCTGATCCTCTACGTCACGCTGATCGGCGCCGCCGTCGGCGTACGCGATGCCGGGCATATCGGCATGGACAGCCTGCTGGTCATGCTCTCGCATCACGTGCGGGAGAAGATCGAGATCGTGATCCACGTTCTGGTCGCCGTGTTCGGCCTCGCCATGGCCTATAACGGCTGGATCCTGGGCGCGTCGGTCGGCACCGTGAAGATCCCCAATCTCGGTCTGCCCGAGGTGATCCGCTATGTGCCGCTGATCGCCTCCGGCATCCTGATCGTCTCATTTTCCATCGAGCACATCATTGCTCTCCTGCGCGGCGAAGAGGTCGTCCCGTCATGGAACTGA
- a CDS encoding TRAP transporter substrate-binding protein translates to MKTLTGIITAVALAVSAPLATARDFRSADVHPADYPTVEAVKFMGQQLAAASGGKLGVKVFPNGALGSEKDTIEQLKIGALDMMRINASPLNNFVPETIALCLPFVFRDTQHMRTVLDGPIGDEILAAMEPAGLVGLAYYDSGARSIYTVKAPVKSLADLKGLKIRVQQSDLWVGMIQSLGANPTPMPYGEVYTALKTGLVDAAENNWPSYESSRHFEAAKFYNITEHSLAPEVLVISKKVWDTLSKEDQAMVRKAAKESVPVMRKLWDAREQAARKTVEAAGVQVITIGNKAEFVDAMKPVYQKFAGDEKLQSLVKRIQDTK, encoded by the coding sequence ATGAAGACGCTCACCGGTATCATCACAGCCGTTGCACTGGCGGTCTCAGCACCCCTGGCCACCGCACGCGATTTCCGCTCCGCCGACGTTCACCCCGCCGATTATCCGACCGTCGAGGCGGTCAAGTTCATGGGCCAGCAGCTCGCGGCGGCAAGCGGCGGCAAGCTCGGCGTGAAGGTGTTTCCGAACGGCGCCCTGGGCTCGGAGAAGGACACGATCGAGCAACTCAAGATCGGCGCGCTCGACATGATGCGGATCAACGCATCGCCGCTGAACAATTTCGTGCCCGAGACCATCGCCTTGTGCCTGCCCTTCGTCTTCCGGGATACGCAGCACATGCGCACCGTCCTCGACGGTCCGATCGGCGATGAGATCCTGGCAGCCATGGAGCCCGCGGGCCTGGTCGGCCTTGCCTATTACGACAGCGGCGCGCGCTCGATCTACACCGTCAAGGCACCGGTCAAATCGCTTGCCGATCTGAAGGGCCTGAAGATCCGCGTCCAGCAATCCGACCTGTGGGTTGGCATGATCCAGAGCTTGGGGGCCAACCCGACGCCGATGCCCTATGGCGAGGTCTACACCGCGCTCAAGACCGGCCTCGTGGACGCTGCCGAGAACAACTGGCCGTCCTACGAATCCTCCCGTCACTTCGAGGCCGCCAAGTTCTACAACATCACCGAGCACTCCCTGGCGCCCGAAGTTCTCGTGATCTCGAAAAAGGTCTGGGACACGCTGAGCAAGGAGGACCAGGCGATGGTCCGCAAGGCAGCCAAGGAATCGGTGCCCGTCATGCGCAAGCTCTGGGACGCGCGCGAGCAGGCCGCCCGCAAGACCGTCGAGGCCGCCGGGGTTCAGGTGATCACGATCGGCAACAAGGCGGAGTTCGTCGATGCGATGAAGCCGGTCTACCAGAAGTTCGCCGGTGACGAGAAGCTGCAGAGCCTCGTCAAGCGCATCCAGGACACGAAGTAA
- a CDS encoding cyclase family protein: MPRKLVDISVPLGNDVTADPPGNHPTIQYIDHQQGLPRMLQFFDGLKAEDLPDGQGWAVEQVSLSTHNGTHLDAPWHFHPTMNRGERSWTIDEVPLEWCFQPGVKLDFRHLPDGYVASAEDVEKELQRIGHRLSPLEIVVVNTSAGAKFGKADYVNSGCGMGYEATMYLLERGVRLTGTDGWSWDAPFVYTAKKYAETKDAGLIWEGHKAGRHIGYCHLEKLHNLDQLPSTGFTISCFPVKIERASAGWTRAVAIIDN, from the coding sequence ATGCCGCGGAAGCTGGTCGATATCTCGGTCCCGCTCGGAAACGACGTGACCGCCGATCCGCCGGGCAATCACCCGACGATCCAGTATATCGACCACCAACAGGGCCTGCCGCGCATGCTGCAGTTCTTCGACGGCCTCAAGGCGGAAGACCTTCCGGATGGCCAGGGCTGGGCGGTCGAGCAGGTGTCGCTATCCACCCACAACGGTACCCATCTCGATGCGCCCTGGCACTTCCATCCGACCATGAACCGGGGCGAGCGGTCATGGACCATAGACGAGGTGCCGCTGGAATGGTGCTTCCAGCCCGGCGTGAAGCTCGACTTCCGGCACCTGCCCGACGGCTACGTGGCGAGTGCCGAGGATGTCGAGAAGGAGCTGCAGCGCATCGGGCACAGGCTATCGCCGCTGGAGATCGTCGTCGTCAACACCAGCGCCGGCGCTAAATTCGGCAAGGCCGACTACGTCAATTCCGGCTGCGGCATGGGCTATGAGGCCACCATGTACCTGCTCGAGCGCGGCGTGCGGCTGACCGGCACCGACGGCTGGAGCTGGGATGCGCCTTTCGTCTACACCGCGAAGAAATATGCCGAAACGAAAGATGCCGGCCTGATCTGGGAGGGCCACAAGGCGGGGCGGCATATCGGCTATTGCCATCTCGAGAAGCTGCACAACCTCGACCAGCTGCCTTCGACCGGATTCACGATCTCGTGCTTTCCGGTGAAGATCGAGCGGGCGTCCGCAGGCTGGACCCGCGCGGTCGCCATCATCGACAATTAG
- a CDS encoding Crp/Fnr family transcriptional regulator has translation MPQDKTGDPRQQTGNKLSVLRKHPIFADLEPEALDQLCRYAKHTTVKRGATIAAKGDPGNNLFAVIAGTVKISSSSPDGRNAILNLIGPGEIFGEIAVLDGAPRSADATANTNCELYVIDRRDFLPFVKSQPALAMKFIELLCARLRWTSQQVEQVILQNLPGRLASALLGLTEERKLDSGSGTLAITQQEISEMVGMTRESINKQLRAWAGRNWVRLEHGAIVVLDTDALRELAESGLDGE, from the coding sequence GTGCCTCAGGACAAGACCGGCGATCCCCGACAACAGACGGGCAACAAACTATCGGTCCTGCGCAAGCACCCGATCTTCGCGGATCTGGAGCCGGAAGCGCTCGATCAACTCTGCCGCTACGCCAAGCACACCACCGTCAAGCGTGGCGCGACGATCGCCGCCAAGGGCGATCCCGGCAACAATCTCTTCGCGGTGATCGCGGGGACGGTCAAGATTTCCTCCTCATCGCCTGACGGACGGAATGCCATCCTCAATCTGATCGGCCCGGGAGAAATCTTTGGCGAGATCGCCGTGCTCGACGGCGCGCCCAGGTCAGCGGATGCGACCGCCAACACCAACTGCGAACTCTACGTCATCGATCGCCGGGACTTCCTGCCATTCGTGAAGAGCCAGCCGGCGCTGGCAATGAAATTCATCGAGCTGCTGTGCGCGCGTCTGCGCTGGACCAGTCAGCAGGTCGAGCAGGTGATCCTGCAAAATCTGCCGGGCCGGCTTGCCAGCGCGCTGCTCGGTCTCACCGAAGAACGCAAGCTCGATTCCGGCAGCGGCACGCTCGCCATCACGCAGCAGGAGATCAGCGAGATGGTCGGGATGACGCGCGAGAGCATCAACAAGCAATTGCGCGCCTGGGCCGGCCGCAACTGGGTTCGCCTCGAGCACGGCGCCATCGTCGTCCTGGATACCGACGCGCTGCGCGAGCTTGCCGAGAGCGGCCTCGACGGCGAGTGA
- a CDS encoding helix-turn-helix domain-containing protein, with the protein MKPSVVTSELNGHFCDDCAVRGAAVCSSLDAAELREFEHLGRRVHFDPGETVFSEEDITTSFYNVLEGVMRLYKLLPDGRRQIVGFALPGDFLGMNLSGRHNFSADAIGVVNVCQFPKGPFGRFIEDRPQLLRRINELAIRELSQARDHMVLLGRRSADEKVATFLLGWRERLVALKGPSDMVALPMSRQDIADYLGLTIETVSRTFTKLERLGVIEIIHGGISLLDRARVEAMAAA; encoded by the coding sequence ATGAAGCCTTCCGTGGTCACGAGTGAGCTGAACGGGCATTTTTGCGACGATTGTGCCGTGCGCGGAGCGGCGGTCTGCTCGTCGCTCGATGCAGCCGAACTCCGGGAGTTCGAGCATCTCGGCCGCCGCGTCCATTTTGATCCGGGCGAGACCGTGTTTTCCGAGGAGGACATCACGACCTCGTTCTACAACGTCCTCGAAGGCGTGATGCGGCTGTACAAGCTGCTGCCCGACGGCCGGCGGCAAATCGTCGGCTTTGCCTTGCCAGGTGATTTCCTGGGGATGAATCTGTCCGGCCGGCACAATTTTTCGGCCGACGCGATCGGCGTGGTGAACGTGTGCCAATTCCCAAAAGGGCCTTTCGGCCGTTTCATCGAAGACCGGCCGCAATTGCTCCGGCGCATCAACGAGCTGGCCATTCGCGAGTTGAGCCAGGCTCGCGACCATATGGTCCTGCTCGGCCGCCGCTCGGCCGACGAGAAGGTCGCGACCTTTCTGCTCGGCTGGCGTGAGCGGCTGGTCGCGCTCAAGGGTCCGTCCGACATGGTCGCGCTTCCGATGAGCCGCCAGGACATTGCCGATTATCTCGGCCTGACCATCGAGACCGTCAGCCGCACCTTCACCAAGCTGGAGCGTCTCGGCGTGATCGAGATCATTCACGGCGGCATCAGCCTGCTCGATCGGGCCCGCGTCGAGGCCATGGCCGCAGCCTGA
- a CDS encoding cytochrome c, producing MLQLLLRQTLIAAFLATPALADSKASLRGKAYAKANCSRCHAIDRRSKSSLEGAPPFRTLHKRYPVETLGEALAEGINTGHADMPAFELNPEQIHDLLSYLKTLER from the coding sequence ATGCTGCAATTGCTGCTACGCCAGACCCTGATCGCGGCTTTCCTGGCCACCCCGGCGCTCGCCGACTCCAAGGCCTCTCTGCGCGGAAAGGCCTATGCCAAGGCGAATTGCTCGCGCTGTCATGCCATCGACCGGCGCTCGAAGAGCTCTCTTGAGGGCGCTCCGCCGTTCCGCACCCTGCACAAGCGCTACCCGGTCGAGACGCTAGGGGAGGCCCTGGCCGAGGGCATCAATACCGGCCATGCCGACATGCCTGCCTTCGAGCTCAATCCGGAACAGATCCACGATCTGCTGTCGTATCTGAAGACGCTGGAACGATAG
- a CDS encoding ABC-type transport auxiliary lipoprotein family protein: METRAPYVLIGSFVLAAIVAVFGFVYWLNNTGGIGPRTNYHVQFQGPVPGLLVGAGVLFNGIRVGEVTQLGLAPDNPRFVNATISVATATPVRADTKVGLEFQGLTGVPVVTLEGGVIVAKSGELPTLIAEAGAGQSMTQAARDALRRVDTVLQDNSGPLKDTIANFKTFSDGLARNTGKLDSIVAGLEKMTGGGSPAQKVTYDLRAPDKLGPAGKTLSEPLAIPEPTAVAMLQTQRMLFSPVKDYPGFAEFLWADSIPKLLQARLIDSFENYDIAHAPLRATDVGQAGYQLLIDVRRFRIATEGEPQAEIALSARIVDKAGKVIASRLVEATEKLDKIEPAAAVAAFNTAFGRIAKELVGWTVQAV, encoded by the coding sequence ATGGAAACCCGCGCTCCCTATGTGCTGATCGGCAGTTTCGTGCTGGCCGCGATCGTCGCGGTGTTCGGCTTCGTCTATTGGCTGAACAACACCGGCGGCATCGGGCCGCGCACGAACTACCACGTGCAATTCCAGGGGCCGGTGCCTGGCCTCCTGGTCGGCGCCGGCGTGCTGTTCAACGGCATTCGGGTCGGAGAGGTCACCCAGCTCGGACTCGCGCCTGATAACCCGCGCTTCGTCAATGCCACGATCTCCGTTGCGACTGCGACGCCGGTGCGTGCCGACACCAAGGTCGGGCTCGAATTCCAGGGCCTGACCGGCGTTCCCGTGGTGACGTTGGAGGGCGGCGTGATCGTCGCCAAATCCGGCGAGCTGCCGACCTTGATCGCCGAGGCCGGCGCCGGCCAGAGCATGACGCAGGCGGCGCGGGATGCGCTGCGGCGGGTCGACACGGTGCTTCAGGACAATTCCGGCCCGCTGAAGGACACCATTGCCAATTTCAAGACCTTCTCCGACGGGCTCGCGCGCAACACCGGCAAGCTCGACAGCATCGTCGCTGGGCTCGAGAAGATGACCGGCGGCGGCTCGCCCGCGCAGAAGGTCACCTACGATCTCCGCGCGCCCGACAAGCTCGGGCCGGCCGGCAAGACATTGTCCGAGCCGTTGGCGATCCCTGAGCCGACTGCGGTCGCGATGTTGCAGACGCAGCGCATGCTGTTCTCGCCGGTCAAGGACTATCCGGGCTTCGCCGAATTTCTGTGGGCCGACAGCATTCCAAAATTGTTGCAGGCGCGGCTGATCGACAGTTTTGAGAACTACGACATCGCGCACGCGCCGCTGCGCGCGACCGATGTTGGCCAGGCCGGCTATCAGTTGCTGATCGACGTCAGGCGCTTCCGTATCGCAACCGAGGGCGAGCCGCAGGCCGAGATCGCGCTGTCGGCGCGGATCGTCGACAAGGCGGGCAAGGTGATTGCCTCGCGCCTGGTGGAGGCTACCGAAAAGCTCGACAAGATCGAGCCGGCGGCGGCGGTTGCGGCGTTCAATACGGCCTTCGGTCGGATCGCCAAGGAGCTGGTCGGCTGGACGGTGCAGGCCGTGTAG
- a CDS encoding ABC transporter ATP-binding protein: MEESQDQFAIRVRDLVVGFGRQTVLDHLSLDVRRGEILGLVGASGGGKSVLMRTIIGLIPRRSGTIEVMGQPAGGHGRGAAMAWGILFQQGALFSSLTVRQNVQFPLRENLVLSQELMDEIAIAKLEMVGLRAEDADKYPAELSGGMTKRVALARALALDPPILFLDEPTSGLDPIAAGEFDALIKTLQKTLELTVFMVTHDLASLTTVCDRVAALADGKIVAIGPMRELLQSEHPWVRAYFHGKRSQMLQHEMR, encoded by the coding sequence ATGGAGGAATCGCAAGATCAGTTCGCGATCCGCGTCCGCGATCTCGTGGTCGGCTTCGGCCGCCAAACCGTGCTCGACCATCTGTCGCTCGACGTCCGTCGCGGCGAGATCCTCGGGCTGGTGGGGGCCTCGGGCGGCGGCAAGTCGGTCTTGATGCGGACCATCATCGGCCTTATCCCGCGCCGTAGCGGGACTATCGAGGTCATGGGACAGCCCGCCGGCGGCCACGGCCGGGGCGCGGCGATGGCCTGGGGCATCCTGTTCCAGCAGGGCGCGCTGTTCTCCTCGCTGACGGTGCGCCAGAACGTCCAGTTTCCCTTGCGTGAAAATCTCGTCCTGTCGCAGGAGCTGATGGACGAGATCGCGATCGCCAAGCTCGAAATGGTCGGCCTGCGTGCCGAGGACGCCGACAAATATCCGGCGGAGCTGTCCGGCGGCATGACCAAGCGCGTGGCGCTGGCGCGCGCGCTCGCGCTCGACCCGCCGATCCTGTTCCTGGACGAGCCGACCTCGGGCCTCGACCCGATCGCCGCCGGCGAGTTCGACGCGCTGATCAAGACGCTGCAAAAGACCCTGGAACTCACTGTCTTCATGGTGACCCATGACCTTGCGAGCCTGACCACGGTCTGCGACCGCGTCGCGGCGCTCGCCGACGGCAAGATCGTGGCGATCGGCCCGATGCGCGAATTGCTGCAATCCGAGCATCCCTGGGTGCGCGCTTATTTCCACGGCAAGCGCTCGCAGATGCTGCAACACGAGATGAGATGA
- a CDS encoding ABC transporter permease, with the protein MNHKPLLHATPSGDVLKLRPEGPWTAANVVTLETLSRSVGSDVDRSRAVTLDMSGISALDTLGAWVLEKLSRRAASSGRSAEFVGVADHFSGLMDEVRQVNRHTPAPSAAPNPVLARLGELGMSTVGAREDITIFLQMLGALFVAIIGVLRRPRSLRLTSLVYQLYRIGWQAIPIVTLITFLIGAIIAQQGFFHFRRFGAESYTVDMVGILVLRELGVLIVAIMVAGRSGSAYTAELGSMKMREEIDALSTMGLDPVDVLILPRVAALVIALPILTFIGSIAALYGGGLVAQFYGDMGPAIYIARLHEAISVAHFEVGILKAPFMALVIGIVACSEGLRVKGSAESLGRQTTTSVVKSIFLVIVLDGLFAVFFASIGM; encoded by the coding sequence GTGAACCACAAACCGCTGCTGCACGCGACGCCGTCCGGCGACGTGCTGAAATTGCGCCCCGAGGGGCCTTGGACCGCCGCGAACGTGGTGACGCTCGAGACGCTGTCGCGGTCCGTCGGGTCCGACGTCGATCGCTCGCGCGCCGTAACGCTGGACATGTCGGGGATCAGCGCGCTCGATACGCTCGGCGCCTGGGTCCTGGAGAAGCTGTCGCGCAGGGCCGCATCATCAGGCAGGTCGGCCGAGTTCGTCGGCGTCGCCGATCATTTCAGCGGGCTGATGGACGAGGTGCGACAGGTCAACCGCCACACACCGGCTCCAAGCGCTGCGCCCAATCCGGTTCTGGCGCGGCTGGGCGAGCTCGGCATGTCCACGGTCGGGGCGCGGGAAGACATCACGATCTTCCTCCAGATGCTCGGCGCCTTGTTCGTGGCCATCATCGGCGTGCTGCGCCGGCCACGTTCGCTGCGCCTGACCTCTCTGGTGTATCAGCTCTACCGCATCGGATGGCAGGCGATCCCCATCGTCACACTGATCACCTTCCTGATCGGCGCCATCATCGCGCAGCAGGGCTTCTTCCATTTCCGCAGATTCGGCGCGGAGTCGTATACGGTCGACATGGTCGGGATCCTGGTGTTGCGTGAGCTCGGCGTGCTGATCGTCGCCATCATGGTCGCGGGTCGGTCCGGCAGCGCCTACACCGCCGAGCTCGGCTCGATGAAGATGCGGGAGGAGATCGACGCACTCTCGACCATGGGGCTCGATCCCGTCGACGTCCTGATCCTGCCGCGCGTCGCGGCCCTGGTGATTGCGCTGCCCATCCTCACCTTCATCGGATCGATCGCCGCGCTCTATGGCGGCGGGCTGGTCGCGCAGTTCTATGGCGACATGGGGCCGGCGATCTACATTGCGCGGCTGCACGAGGCCATTTCCGTCGCGCATTTCGAGGTGGGCATTCTGAAGGCGCCGTTCATGGCGCTGGTGATTGGAATCGTGGCCTGCAGCGAGGGATTGCGCGTCAAGGGCAGCGCGGAGTCGCTGGGGCGGCAGACCACGACGTCGGTGGTGAAATCGATCTTCCTGGTGATCGTGCTCGACGGCCTGTTCGCGGTCTTCTTTGCTTCGATCGGAATGTGA
- a CDS encoding phage holin family protein, producing the protein MNTENVVKHLRVLWRTDRIIADIRLRHLLIGLGLRAFAALIAAFGLLMLELSAYFALVQIWSAIAAAAILGAVNFVIAAALFLIAGRAPSGRDIELANEIHDTSIEALQLEARALQAQVSGAVHHPLSTIVPVLVPLIAIIIKNLRTKARTSNDASSAEAQS; encoded by the coding sequence GTGAATACCGAGAATGTCGTCAAACATCTGCGCGTGTTGTGGCGCACCGACAGGATCATCGCGGACATCAGGCTGCGCCATTTGCTCATCGGCCTCGGCCTGCGCGCCTTCGCGGCGCTGATCGCCGCGTTCGGGCTCCTGATGCTGGAGCTGTCGGCCTATTTCGCGCTGGTGCAGATCTGGAGCGCAATTGCCGCGGCCGCCATTCTCGGCGCCGTCAATTTCGTCATCGCGGCCGCTCTCTTCCTGATCGCCGGCCGCGCTCCGTCGGGGCGTGACATCGAGCTCGCCAACGAAATTCATGACACATCCATCGAAGCCCTCCAGCTCGAGGCACGAGCGCTCCAGGCCCAGGTGTCAGGCGCGGTGCACCATCCGCTCAGCACGATCGTGCCGGTACTGGTGCCGCTGATCGCGATCATCATCAAGAATCTGCGGACGAAGGCCAGGACGTCCAACGATGCAAGTTCGGCCGAGGCGCAATCGTAG